gcaatattgtgcaattagatatttcttgctattgtgcaatactgtgcaattaaatatcttgctattgcacaatactgtgcaattggagatttcttgctagtgtgcaatactgtgcaattgaacatttcttgctattgaacaatactgCGCATTGCAGaatactgcgcaattgaaaatttcttgctattgcacaatacttagtataataatttttgaccccgatttggaccaacttgaaaactgggcccataatcaaaaatctaagtacatgttcagactcaccatatcaaagaaccccaagaattcaatttttattaaaatcaagcttattttaattttggaccctttggactttaatgtagaccaattagaaaacaggacctaaaattaagaatttggacatggttagatttggcacatcaaagaagcacaataccgtaattcatttttttgatgaaatcaaacaaagtttaattttggccccttattccttgggaccaaaactccaaaattaatccaaaccttccttttgtggtcataaacctttatagatttctattaacttatactaaagttattgttcaaaaaccaagaaaaatgcttatttggggcctGTTTTTGACCCCTAAATCCTACACTGTTGGaactaaaattaccaaaatctatcccaaccctccttatgtggccatagaccttatgttaaaatatcgtagatttctgtttactaatacttaaGTTATcttgtttctaaatttcatatatttctattttacttttactgaagttagagtgcgaaaaccgaatgtctttggatgaagacgatgatgccaacgtgataccaatgtacaaccaaaaagttttcaatttttgcggttgtataaaaatgatctcaaatcaaatttttaatggagtttgcaacagtaattattcaactactcatttcaatacatcataaagtattaaagtgtaaatgtcatacagtcatggtgatgatgcctccgctagcatataacattataaaggtacataaatcaagaactgtaaaagtgaagctgctaaaaattgaacttaaaccgaGTTTAGAGGTACCGGTAATACATGTAAGCATTgtatacacatttcactaaatttagttgagacaaacttgtataaatataaatctttgtaagatctagttcaaataataatagtttttcacttgctttccatcacgatataattaacgagacgttttttcaaacacgaccaaatcacccaccatgacagcattttgtccaatcacagaaaggattttcgagcatgcgtattctgttgccatagttaagcgtccttaagttcaaagagcacaaaccgaaactatatcGACTTCGTCGGAAAAAGCTATTCAAGTTACACAGACTGACTGTTCAATGGCTAACAGTAATGAAAATCCATATGTTGAATGTCATAACGAGAATATTCTTGCACGTTCATAAAACAAACGGAAAACGTTTATATAATTACCTTTTGACCTGCACATATGGCAGAGACGGCTTTAGGGGAGGACTCAGGGGGCCAGGTCCAAGTATGGATTtcataaattgtatattttaattgcatagctttttaCAATTATCATTCCAAACGTTGGTTTGCCAGGACCCCTTTTTCAAAATCCCGGATCAACACTTGCAGTGTGTATAGACACGTCAAACCTTATCTTTGTTGACGACCATtatatttctttctaattttgtTGTATCATTGGGTTCCTGTTTCATGTCCTATGTACAACTATCTCTGTCATTCGTTGTTGAAGCGATGAGTGAAGCAGAGGAAGATAATTATATCATGGTTTTCAATGCTTTGTCCATCACTGTCccttgtgataaaaaaaaaaaagtgcaccgAACGCGACAAAGTCACATATGGCAtgtatcgatttttttttttttttatcaaatcagttatatattttttttcattctctTTCTTTGGTTAGCTGGAGTAATTGAATATACATAGTATAACTGAAATTAAGTTAGATCATCTTATCcgaaaaatgaatatataataaaaaaaaaaaaaaaaaaaactttattaattTTTACCTTCAATATCAATTGACAGCATGCTACTGAAATTATCAGATTATTTCTATACACGGTAAAAAGTTTAAAACTGAAAGATATCTATTTTGTAGTTGATAAAAATTGATAACCGAAAGTCGGCCAAAATATCCACTAAATCATTCCTTAACAAACCCATTTATTTAGATAGATAACGACTATTAATAGTTGTAAAACTAAAACTTTGACCGTCATAATGATAAAGCAATTTTATGTTCTCCTTTCTGGCAAAATTAGGTCGAATTTATCTGACATGCATTCATTCATATACTAGAGAATTAAGAAGATCTATCGAAAATGAAAATGCTCAGAGTATAAAGTTTTAGTGACATAATGAAAAACATATCTGTTGAGCATTTATGTTTATAGATAACATCTATGTTTGTTAAGTGGAAATCAATTTACATATTGGGGAATATGTCCACAGACAACATCCAAAGAGAGTTAAAATGACACAAGGGAAGGAGACATCAAGACAACACAAGGATCGAGACTTGTAAAATGTCTACCGATTAATCACCAATGCAGCTCAATAAGCCCCTTTCCCCCCTCCCCTCTAAAACATCCTTCTCTTGTGATGTTGTtctttcatttaaattgtttttattgtttatatatctcaagTGCTATCATCGGCATTTTGGTTTGAAATAAAGTCTTTCTTCATCGGTTTGTATCGATTTTGCTAGAATTTTGGTACAGATTATATACATAATAGCCAATTGTATATACTGCACCAGGTTAAGGCATTTCGGCATGTCTCTTAAATGGTGCCCGAGGCGaactatttgaaaacaaatactaATAGTAACTTTGAAGAGTTGATACCTTCGAAAAGGACCGGCAAAAGTACCAGAGCTATGCACTCCtagtatatttcaataaatactGTCTACTAGGCTGATGCTATTATCTGGGACGAACAGTCCATCAAAATGCAAAATATGTATGTTAAAAACCATGATTGAAAGGTgtgttctcatttcgccttagctgtaAATTCCATGTAGCAGACAAAAACTTTACATGCTTACGGTATACCAAAACCAGACCGTGCCAAGAATACAACATAAAGGAACATTTTACAAGACCACCTGCCCTTACATCGCTGGGAAGACTACTGGTTACATGCTTTGAAAAACGCACCACAGACAGATGCCTGCACCAAATTGACTGACATACATTGTAGATAGAGATGAAACCACcaccaaaaagacaaacaatcatAACAGGGTTTGCATAATAAGATGAGaaagaggttttttttttgcttgggTTATTTGGTGTATAAATACTGAATATTTGCCAAAATCTGTATAAAGTTGTAGTGCTGTGCTCTACGACCTCTGACATTCGTAGATGCTCTAACTTGAACGgagtcaaaatatttattaaaccgTAAGGTGCGTAAATTGGACTGTGATACTGTGAATTTATGAATTTAACTAAAGATTGTAAGACCTTAAAAATATTGGCCAAGGTTACATCAAACAAGTGGAAACCTTTCCTACTCCTTTCAATAAAGCAAAATCCTTTTTTTCATGCCAGGACTGAGGTATATTTGCCTAGTGATATACACAGAGACGACTGACCGTAAGCTAGAGCTTAATGACACATTTTGATAGTTAAATATTCTGTTTTTAAATTATGTAATAACATATTTAACTGAGATCTAAATTCCCGTTGGTGatttttaaattccattttaaaatttaaaatttgaaggtGTTTTAATAGCTCTTTTCTATTTGGCTTCAGAGTAACTGATAAAGatttttccataaatatacatTACGTGCCACTGTACCgcagttttgtttttaaattgatctTTTATAGTTCTGCATTGTTTCTACAATTATTTTACTAGTATTCCTAGGTCCGGTAGTAAGACTGTAACGTGGTCTATACatagaaatactttttttttgtagcaTGACAGTAAAACTATCTACACGTATACTTTTTTTTCGTAGCATGACAGTAAAACTATCTACACGTATACTTTTTTTGTAGCATGACAGTAAAACTATCTACacgtatactttttttttgtagcaTGACAGTAAAACTATCTACACGgaatacaattttattttgaatcttTTACCACATTACAAGATTAAATATATGTGTTGCGTGTTTGTCATGAGGAATTAGTGTCCTTTGTCAATGGATATAGTTAAGACTTTAGACACAAGATATAATATCACTCATGGGAATTACAGAATATTCACCATACCATACTTGTACAGCACTATTACAGAACTTTCACAGAACTTTCACATCATCATGCTTGTATAAGAAAACACTTAAGTACCAAAAACAGATCGTTCACGTTCCAATCGTGTACAGCAAACACTGAAGTAACAAAACAGAGCATTGACGTTACCATTCGTGTACATAACACATTGAAGTAATAAAACAGAACATTTACGTGCGTTACCATGCTTGTACAGCAAACATTGAAGTAATATTTCTTCGCGGAGAGGGTTGATTCAGCGAAACTTCCGGCTTCGGTGCAGTCTGCTGTTGATTGTATTTGTCATTTTGGAAACGAGATGGTAAGTTCAGAAAACTATGATTGGATATAtcattatatttgaataaatttgaacGAGAAACGACAAAACTATTCCTGTCACGTGACTGGACTTGGCACCGGATAGACCACACTTCCTTTTTCTTCTCGGGAATGATGTCTCGCGAGTTTTGGACTGATGTGAATTTGAATGGGTTATTTATGTTTCTTTCGATCGACTTAGGGCGATTATTTGATGATCTCTCTTGAGAATTTATTTCATAGTTCCTCATCGGGGTCATTAACTGCGGATCAATGATAACTAATGGGGTGTGTTCCTCTTCAATGTCTTCACACGCATTTATTTCGTGACGCTGATATGAAGGTTTCTGGGAAATCTTGCGAGCACTGTTTGAATGGTTTCCTTCATGCACTTTTTCTGTTCCTTTATTCTGATCGgcatttttagaatatttaaaagagaCTCGCTTTATATTTGATGATTGTTTTGTACTGTTAACCGTTTGGGTCGCCATTTCATGAGAGATTGTTCCATTTGAAGAAActtcaaatttgtttttgatttgatTGTCCAGTGCAACATTTGGCAATGATGTGTCAGTCAGTGTTATACACATTGTACCTGCTCGCAGATGCTTGTTCACTTCTTTTCTCCAATTGTCCACATATCTTCTTTTAAATGGAGTTAAATTCGTATCCATGATTTCAGGTCTATATATCCATAAGTAAAATTACACTTAATCCAAAGTTAGGCTTCACACAGTAGATTTCCGGTATAGCACAAAAACTAGCACGAGACTAATTTAGCATACTCTAAAATTGTACAATAATTGTTGAATCTAGTATAttccaaatttgtttttattctgcTCGCACTAAATATAGGTGTAACTTGATTTGAACTGAGTTTTCAAATAATGTTTATCCTGAATTACAAAGTTTTATATGGTAACATCCCTTCGTCCAAACAATGATATACAACCACAGGCAGTAGTTTCCTCGGCATTGGTGTAATTATACCAAATTACCACATTATCACATATATTACCTACCAGAAGCAACACACGTTTTTGTTTACCGTTATTTAATTAGTGCCAATAAATTCTTCAAAATATGTCAACAAATTGTATTAACGACGGGGCGAtttaattgtatttgatttaatcTGATAATCTGAAATAAGAATTAGCATactttatttattcattaataaACAGTCGTTGCTATACTGTAATAAATAAGTTAAAGATATTCAAATAGAATTGTgaagttaaattttaatttacatgataaatAGTGTGGGATAATCAACTTCTTGTGGATTAAAAACTTTGATCTTAATCCAACAATTTAAACTGATAAGTATTTTACTATTACTATAGCTTATTACAAGGTTAATTAGTATAGCCATTCAGATTGTTGTGTCCCGTTTAAAAGATagcttattttaaaatattttcacacagTTTTACAATGGGTAAATGATAATATTATGTGATCGGGTGTTTAATATTTGAAAGGCTGGGCTTCTGGATCAGTGCATCCTTTCGACAGGACGGGTGCCAGACTTTATTGAAGTATTATAAGTATTATTCCATAAGGCGATGCCAAAATTTCAATGTCTATACATGCAgatgtttcatttctttttgaaTATTTGGTTAAGACTTGAAAAAAAGCAAGAAGTTCAATGATAGCACccgttagtttattttttttaaatgaattgtaATTGAAAGGCTAGAATCTCTAATTATTCCGTAATGTATGGAAGCTGGATGCGGCCATTTCACCGGCCTTTTCGTATTTTCTCCTTTTACTTTGCAAACGCGAAATCTGGGAAATCGGGCAATCaagaaatcgagaaagcgaaataGAGAAATTGAGACTTTCAGAAATtgggaaatcgagaaagcgaaaacgcgaaatagCGAAATTAAGAAAGTGTTGTCGCGTTTTTGCCCTCTTGATTTCTCgacgatttctcgatttcccgatttccctaTTCagtctcgatttcccgatttcccgatttctcgattCCGCGTGCCGAAGGCGAAATGGACGCATTCAGCCACCACAGTAAGTGGATGCCAACAAACCAACGTTTATACACGTGTTTCAATTTAGTTTGAATGTTTGTTCAAAACTTGAACGAAGCTGGAAAATCGTCGATATCTGTTCGTGCGCCCGTCCGTTTTATATTCGAAATGAATTGATGGTCATTGAAATGTTAACAGAATTTTAGCTACACATATCAGTATGCATTAGATGTGAACCTTCGATGATAAATATAACATGCAATGACCTAGTATCAAAAGTATCGCTTAATGTATCAATTTTtaatatagtatcaattttaaataaagctaTCAATGTTCGTGTATCAGTCCCGAAGGTCATATTTCAACGAAGGGATTGATTTCCAGTTTGtgaattgtttgtacatgtatgtcatggcAATAGATTGACACGGCATCATTTTGCGAATTTCACCAATCTttgctgaaatatatatttatcgtTAGAGACGAACAATATTGTATAATGCTAGTTTTTAATTATtcttgaatatttattttcaactaTTTTTAAGAGACCACAGCATCATGAATACTAAATTATACTGTACACTGTAAGCCATGTTGCATAAGCAGCGAAGAGACATCTGAATTATTAATGATTGATATGaatacaataaaattattaatttaccATGACCGATATACGCTTCCGTAATTATCACATTACATGAGGCATGTGTCAATGAATTAGcggtttttaaaatattatgtaaactTTTAAAGTATTATAGTATAATAAGTATTATGTAAACTATTTAAAGTCTTATGTAAACTATTGGTGATGAATCTGAGGAAGGGCAAAAATCGGCTTTTtacaaacaacaaatatgaaaaaatcgtGTGCTATCAAACTAAGTAAGTCGCAAGAAT
This sequence is a window from Mytilus edulis chromosome 1, xbMytEdul2.2, whole genome shotgun sequence. Protein-coding genes within it:
- the LOC139490849 gene encoding uncharacterized protein; the encoded protein is FYLWIYRPEIMDTNLTPFKRRYVDNWRKEVNKHLRAGTMCITLTDTSLPNVALDNQIKNKFEVSSNGTISHEMATQTVNSTKQSSNIKRVSFKYSKNADQNKGTEKVHEGNHSNSARKISQKPSYQRHEINACEDIEEEHTPLVIIDPQLMTPMRNYEINSQERSSNNRPKSIERNINNPFKFTSVQNSRDIIPEKKKEVWSIRCQVQSRDRNSFVVSRSNLFKYNDISNHSFLNLPSRFQNDKYNQQQTAPKPEVSLNQPSPRRNITSMFAVQAW